The proteins below come from a single Limosilactobacillus reuteri genomic window:
- the ybeY gene encoding rRNA maturation RNase YbeY has product MDLEIFDQTTAQLPNEQLAMVKDLLQYAAKELSLSENTEMSLTFVNNPEIKKLNAQYRNVDRATDVLSFAAEEAGDETPIIMDPQMAAEIPVNLGDLFISIDKVAEQAKFLGHSVDRELGFLAVHGFLHLNGYDHEEPADEEKMFKLQREILDGYGLTR; this is encoded by the coding sequence ATGGACTTGGAAATTTTCGATCAAACAACAGCACAGCTTCCAAATGAACAATTGGCGATGGTAAAGGACTTATTACAGTATGCTGCTAAAGAACTTTCCTTATCAGAAAATACAGAAATGTCTTTAACGTTTGTAAATAATCCAGAGATAAAAAAATTAAATGCCCAGTATCGTAATGTTGACCGGGCAACTGATGTTTTAAGTTTTGCCGCAGAAGAAGCGGGAGATGAAACACCGATTATTATGGATCCCCAAATGGCCGCTGAAATCCCTGTTAATCTTGGTGACTTATTTATTTCCATCGATAAGGTAGCAGAACAAGCAAAGTTTTTGGGCCATTCAGTTGATCGAGAGTTAGGATTTTTAGCTGTTCATGGTTTTCTTCACTTAAATGGATATGATCATGAAGAGCCGGCAGATGAAGAAAAAATGTTTAAATTACAACGGGAGATACTAGACGGTTATGGACTCACGCGATAA
- the argH gene encoding argininosuccinate lyase, whose protein sequence is MPIKRMWGGRFEEAGDQLVNQFNASISFDQEMAQEDIEGSLAHVKMLKETQILSADDADKIIAGLKKLRERLTSEGLPFSIDNEDIHMNIEALLTEEIGPVAGKLHTGRSRNDQVATDLHLYVKKRLPIIINELKNLQAELVDKAAENVETIMPGYTHMQHAQPISYGHYLMAYFQMFQRDVERFEFNQQHTDLSPLGAAALAGTTFPIDRQLSAKYLGFAEPYHNSLDAVSDRDFALEFLSNASILMMHLSRLCEELIYWCSYEFGYLELADSYSTGSSIMPQKKNPDMAELIRGKVGRVYGDLFGLLTTMKGLPLAYNKDMQEDKEGLFDAVKTILPSIKIMTGMIATLQVKKEAMEHATHHDFSNATELADYLATKGIPFREAHEIVGELVLKGLKTGTNLVDIPLDEYKKISPKIEEDVYTCLQPKVAVERRNSYGGTGFDQVRQQIRDAKKILEGN, encoded by the coding sequence ATGCCTATTAAGAGAATGTGGGGTGGACGGTTTGAAGAAGCCGGTGACCAACTAGTTAACCAATTTAATGCGTCAATCAGTTTTGATCAAGAAATGGCTCAAGAAGACATTGAAGGCTCATTAGCCCATGTAAAAATGCTGAAAGAAACACAAATTTTATCAGCAGATGATGCTGATAAGATTATTGCTGGACTTAAGAAATTACGTGAACGATTAACTAGTGAAGGACTCCCATTTTCGATTGACAATGAAGACATTCATATGAATATTGAGGCATTGCTGACAGAAGAAATTGGCCCCGTTGCTGGTAAGCTTCATACTGGGCGGAGCAGAAATGATCAAGTTGCAACTGACCTTCATTTATATGTAAAGAAGCGGTTGCCCATTATCATTAATGAATTGAAAAACTTACAGGCAGAATTAGTAGATAAAGCAGCAGAAAATGTTGAAACGATTATGCCAGGGTACACTCATATGCAACATGCTCAGCCAATTTCGTATGGGCACTATCTCATGGCTTATTTCCAAATGTTTCAGCGAGATGTTGAACGTTTTGAATTTAACCAGCAGCACACGGATTTATCACCACTAGGAGCGGCTGCTTTAGCTGGGACCACTTTCCCAATTGATCGACAATTAAGTGCAAAGTATTTAGGTTTTGCTGAACCATACCATAATTCACTGGACGCCGTTTCTGATCGGGATTTTGCCCTTGAATTTTTAAGTAACGCAAGTATTTTGATGATGCACTTGTCACGATTATGTGAAGAACTGATTTATTGGTGTAGTTATGAATTTGGCTATTTAGAATTGGCAGATTCATATTCTACTGGTAGTTCGATTATGCCCCAAAAGAAGAACCCTGATATGGCAGAATTGATTCGTGGTAAAGTTGGGCGAGTTTATGGTGATCTTTTCGGCCTATTAACGACAATGAAGGGACTTCCGCTTGCTTATAACAAGGATATGCAAGAAGATAAAGAAGGATTATTCGACGCGGTAAAGACGATTCTCCCAAGCATCAAGATCATGACCGGGATGATTGCCACCCTTCAAGTAAAGAAAGAAGCCATGGAGCATGCAACTCATCATGACTTTTCTAATGCCACTGAATTAGCAGATTATCTCGCTACTAAAGGAATTCCGTTTAGGGAAGCGCATGAGATTGTCGGTGAGCTAGTACTGAAGGGACTTAAGACAGGGACAAATCTTGTTGATATTCCATTAGACGAATATAAAAAGATTTCGCCCAAAATTGAAGAAGATGTTTATACCTGCTTACAACCTAAAGTAGCAGTTGAACGGCGGAATTCTTATGGTGGAACTGGTTTTGATCAAGTTCGTCAACAAATTAGAGATGCTAAGAAAATTTTAGAAGGTAATTAA
- a CDS encoding biotin--[acetyl-CoA-carboxylase] ligase: MVHSTAQKILWQLLSAPDSWISGNDLAKRFNISRESVWKAINGLRKNGNNIESRRNLGYRFTGNSRLSADIIDFYTHNHFKNRLYVENQVSSTQSIAKAFLSHHLVSAPTVFIADHQTAGYGRQGRSFYSPAATGLYFSMILPSPTDRPLQAGLMTTTFAVLIGEVLKQFFPGQDFRYKWVNDIYLNHKKVGGILTEAVVDLELRATASLVVGIGLNITTKEFPLGLKNKATGIAPADRNLLVSRLIETIANNYLDYDNPQYLEQYRQDSMILGQKVDLVVNGEVIAGTAKKIENDGALTIRLADGKTKTFNSGEVVKVNFEK; encoded by the coding sequence ATGGTTCATTCGACGGCACAGAAAATTTTATGGCAATTACTTTCAGCACCAGATTCATGGATTTCTGGAAATGATTTAGCAAAGCGATTTAATATTAGTCGTGAATCTGTTTGGAAGGCCATCAACGGTTTACGAAAAAACGGAAATAATATTGAAAGTCGTAGAAACCTTGGATACCGTTTTACCGGAAATTCAAGGTTGAGTGCTGATATTATTGATTTTTATACTCATAATCACTTTAAGAATCGTCTTTACGTTGAAAATCAGGTTAGCTCAACTCAAAGCATCGCGAAAGCTTTTTTGAGTCACCACCTAGTTAGTGCGCCAACGGTATTTATCGCTGATCATCAAACTGCTGGCTATGGAAGACAGGGACGGTCCTTTTACTCTCCGGCAGCAACTGGCTTGTACTTTAGTATGATTCTGCCTAGCCCAACCGACAGACCACTACAAGCTGGGTTAATGACAACGACTTTTGCAGTTTTAATTGGGGAAGTTCTTAAACAATTTTTCCCTGGTCAAGACTTTCGGTACAAATGGGTCAACGATATTTATTTAAACCATAAAAAAGTCGGTGGAATTTTGACCGAGGCAGTAGTAGACCTTGAATTAAGAGCAACGGCATCCTTAGTGGTAGGAATTGGTTTGAATATAACTACAAAAGAATTTCCGCTGGGCCTTAAAAATAAAGCGACAGGAATAGCACCAGCAGATCGTAATCTTTTAGTCAGCCGTCTTATTGAGACGATTGCTAATAATTATTTAGACTATGATAATCCACAGTATCTTGAGCAATATCGCCAAGACTCAATGATTTTAGGACAGAAGGTGGACTTGGTAGTAAATGGTGAGGTTATTGCTGGAACTGCTAAAAAAATCGAAAATGATGGTGCGTTAACAATTCGCCTGGCAGACGGAAAAACGAAAACTTTTAATAGTGGGGAAGTAGTTAAAGTTAATTTTGAAAAATAA
- a CDS encoding argininosuccinate synthase — MSKEKIVLAYSGGLDTSVAIAWLKNKGYDVIACCIDVGEGKDLEAIKEKGLQVGAWKSVVIDAKRDFAEQFVLPALQAHAMYEQKYPLVSALSRPLIVQKLVAVANQYGATAIAHGCTGKGNDQVRFEAGIHALAPDMKIEDPIRDWHWSREEEIQYAKDNGIPVPITKASPYSIDENLWGRANECGILEDPWAAAPADAYDRTVSIEEAPDTPTTIEITFSEGVPTAIDGEEMPLDQLIMKLDKLAGSHGIGRIDHVENRLVGIKSREIYECPAATVLLAAHKDLEDLTQEREVAHFKPLIEQKMSEIIYNGLWYSPLMKSLVAFIDESQAVVNGVVRVKLFKGNVICEGRKSPNSLYDKNLATYTSADEFDQEAATGFIKLWELPDKVYAQVQNKNKKKVKENTSDAY, encoded by the coding sequence ATGTCAAAAGAAAAAATTGTTTTAGCTTATTCTGGTGGTTTAGATACTTCAGTTGCAATTGCCTGGCTCAAAAATAAGGGGTATGACGTAATTGCATGTTGTATTGATGTGGGTGAAGGAAAAGACCTTGAAGCGATTAAGGAAAAGGGTCTTCAAGTTGGTGCGTGGAAGTCAGTAGTGATTGATGCCAAGCGGGACTTTGCTGAACAATTTGTATTACCAGCCCTTCAAGCCCATGCAATGTATGAGCAAAAGTACCCATTAGTTTCAGCACTTTCTCGTCCATTAATCGTTCAAAAACTAGTTGCAGTTGCTAATCAATACGGTGCGACTGCTATTGCCCATGGTTGTACTGGAAAGGGAAATGATCAGGTTCGGTTTGAAGCAGGTATTCATGCTTTAGCACCAGATATGAAGATTGAAGATCCAATTCGGGATTGGCACTGGTCACGGGAAGAAGAAATTCAATACGCTAAGGATAATGGCATTCCTGTTCCAATCACAAAGGCTAGTCCTTATTCCATTGATGAGAACTTATGGGGCCGGGCAAATGAATGTGGAATTCTTGAAGATCCATGGGCTGCGGCACCTGCTGATGCATATGATCGGACGGTTTCAATTGAAGAAGCCCCTGATACCCCAACCACAATTGAAATTACCTTTAGTGAAGGGGTTCCTACAGCAATTGATGGTGAAGAAATGCCGCTTGACCAGTTAATTATGAAACTGGACAAATTAGCTGGTAGTCATGGGATTGGTCGGATTGATCACGTTGAAAACCGGCTTGTTGGTATTAAGTCACGGGAAATTTATGAATGCCCAGCTGCAACTGTTTTATTGGCAGCCCATAAAGACTTGGAAGACCTGACCCAAGAACGGGAAGTAGCGCACTTTAAACCCCTAATTGAACAAAAAATGAGTGAAATTATTTATAATGGGCTTTGGTATTCACCATTAATGAAATCTTTAGTTGCTTTTATTGATGAATCACAAGCAGTTGTTAATGGAGTGGTAAGGGTTAAATTATTTAAGGGAAATGTAATCTGTGAAGGTCGGAAATCACCAAATTCACTTTATGATAAGAACTTGGCAACTTACACTTCCGCTGATGAATTTGACCAAGAAGCTGCCACTGGCTTTATTAAACTTTGGGAATTACCAGATAAGGTCTATGCTCAAGTACAAAACAAAAATAAAAAGAAAGTAAAGGAGAATACAAGCGATGCCTATTAA
- a CDS encoding PhoH family protein: protein MGEQKTIEQTFQIESPEIEVGLLGTQDKFVSLIEQGMDVEIRPFGENLKVSGQEEDVKLTIDVFRALISLLNQGIRIHSTDIVSAMKMAHRGTLEYFADLYSETIIKDRRGRAIRVKNFGQRQYVNAMKHNDITFGIGPAGTGKTYLAVAMAVASLKRGEVERIILTRPAVEAGESLGFLPGDLREKVDPYLRPIYDALNDIFGADHTQRLIDRGIIEIAPLAYMRGRTLDGAFVILDEAQNTTNAQMKMFLTRLGFGSKMVINGDVSQIDLPHGTRSGLVNAQRILNNIKSIKFVKFSAEDVVRHPVVARIITAYEDQTSKRLAEKDKDKETKEEK from the coding sequence GTGGGAGAACAAAAAACGATTGAACAAACTTTTCAAATTGAAAGTCCAGAAATAGAAGTTGGCTTACTAGGAACACAGGATAAGTTTGTGAGCCTGATTGAACAAGGAATGGATGTTGAAATCCGACCATTCGGTGAAAATCTTAAAGTAAGTGGACAAGAAGAAGACGTTAAACTTACGATCGATGTATTTCGTGCCCTTATTTCGTTGCTAAACCAAGGGATCCGCATCCACAGTACAGATATTGTTAGTGCGATGAAGATGGCGCATCGTGGAACATTGGAATATTTTGCTGACCTCTACAGTGAAACGATTATTAAAGATCGCCGGGGAAGAGCCATTCGGGTAAAAAATTTTGGTCAGCGGCAGTATGTTAACGCAATGAAGCATAATGATATTACGTTTGGGATTGGCCCTGCCGGAACAGGGAAAACTTACCTAGCAGTCGCAATGGCCGTGGCATCCTTAAAGCGTGGCGAAGTGGAACGGATTATCTTGACGCGACCAGCAGTTGAAGCTGGTGAAAGTCTAGGATTCTTACCTGGTGACCTTCGTGAAAAAGTAGATCCTTATTTACGACCAATTTATGATGCCTTAAATGATATTTTTGGGGCTGATCATACACAGCGGTTAATCGATCGAGGAATTATCGAAATTGCACCTCTTGCTTATATGCGTGGACGAACTCTTGATGGAGCTTTTGTAATTTTAGATGAAGCCCAAAATACGACTAATGCCCAGATGAAGATGTTCCTTACCCGTTTAGGCTTTGGCTCAAAAATGGTTATTAATGGTGATGTTTCACAAATTGACCTTCCACATGGGACTCGCAGTGGTCTTGTAAACGCGCAACGAATTTTGAATAATATTAAGTCAATTAAGTTTGTTAAATTTAGTGCAGAAGATGTTGTTCGTCACCCGGTTGTAGCACGGATTATTACTGCTTATGAGGACCAAACATCAAAGCGATTAGCAGAAAAAGATAAAGATAAAGAGACAAAAGAGGAAAAATGA
- the bsh gene encoding choloylglycine hydrolase, with translation MCTSVIYTAGDYYFGRNLDLEVNLGQEVVITPRNKTLEFRKMPNLEHHYAIIGMSIVRDDYPLYFDGVNEKGVGMAGLNFDGPAHYFPVQEGKDNIASFELVPYILAAASSVAEAKKLLSNANIANINFSDKLQAAPLHWIIADKTGASVTVESTAKGLNVYDNPVGVLTNNPEFPRQLLNLSNYRSVAPANPANVFAPNVDLPVYSRGLGTHFLPGGMDSESRFVKATFTKMHAPVGNSEVENITNYFHILQSVEQQKGLDEVAPDTFEYTIYSDGSNLKKGIFYYKTYENSQINAVDMHKEDLEASELITYPVQNKQIINQQN, from the coding sequence ATGTGCACATCAGTAATTTATACAGCAGGTGATTATTACTTTGGCCGTAACCTTGATTTGGAAGTCAACCTTGGTCAAGAAGTAGTGATTACCCCACGTAATAAGACTTTAGAATTTCGGAAAATGCCAAACCTTGAACACCATTATGCAATTATTGGAATGTCGATTGTTCGTGATGATTATCCATTATATTTTGATGGGGTAAATGAGAAGGGTGTTGGAATGGCAGGCCTTAATTTTGATGGTCCAGCTCATTATTTCCCAGTCCAAGAAGGAAAAGATAATATTGCATCATTTGAACTAGTTCCTTATATTCTTGCGGCTGCTTCCTCGGTTGCTGAAGCGAAGAAGTTACTTTCAAATGCAAACATTGCTAATATCAATTTTTCTGATAAACTCCAAGCTGCACCGCTGCACTGGATTATTGCTGATAAAACGGGGGCTTCTGTGACTGTTGAATCCACCGCAAAAGGATTGAATGTTTATGATAACCCAGTTGGTGTTTTGACAAATAATCCGGAGTTTCCTCGTCAATTATTAAATCTTAGTAACTATCGTAGTGTTGCACCTGCTAATCCGGCTAACGTATTTGCACCTAATGTCGACTTACCAGTTTATAGCCGGGGCTTAGGGACCCATTTTCTCCCGGGAGGAATGGATTCTGAAAGTCGTTTTGTTAAGGCTACATTCACTAAGATGCATGCCCCAGTTGGTAATTCTGAAGTTGAGAATATTACCAACTATTTCCACATTCTTCAATCTGTCGAACAACAAAAGGGATTGGATGAAGTAGCACCGGATACTTTTGAATATACGATCTACTCTGATGGTTCAAACCTAAAGAAGGGTATTTTTTACTACAAGACTTACGAAAACAGTCAAATTAATGCAGTTGATATGCATAAGGAAGACCTTGAAGCATCAGAATTAATTACCTATCCAGTTCAAAATAAACAAATTATTAACCAACAAAATTAA
- the rpsU gene encoding 30S ribosomal protein S21, with translation MSKTVVRKNESLDDALRRFKRSVSRNGTLQEYRKREFYEKPSVKRKLKSEAARKRKNKRGRRY, from the coding sequence ATGTCAAAAACAGTCGTTCGTAAGAATGAATCTTTAGACGACGCTCTTCGACGCTTTAAACGTTCAGTTTCACGTAACGGAACATTGCAAGAATATCGTAAACGTGAATTTTACGAAAAGCCAAGTGTAAAACGCAAGTTGAAATCTGAAGCGGCACGGAAGCGTAAGAATAAGCGCGGTCGTCGTTACTAA
- a CDS encoding biotin transporter BioY, whose amino-acid sequence MIREKISLSIYEMTVVAMMIAIIVILGAVPGIPVGVIPVPIVLQNMGIIIAGELLGPRLGTFAVWLFLFLVVLGLPLLSGGRGGMVTILGPTGGYIFAWLFVPLLIGFSLKLSWHYGMTQGITEFLIVWLWGVIFVEGVGAIWLANQLHTTLISALASNVLFVFGDTIKALIAVSITRRLRHIKAFC is encoded by the coding sequence ATGATTAGGGAAAAGATAAGTTTATCAATTTATGAAATGACTGTCGTTGCCATGATGATTGCAATTATTGTTATTTTAGGAGCAGTCCCGGGAATTCCGGTGGGGGTTATTCCGGTGCCAATTGTTTTACAAAACATGGGAATAATAATTGCTGGAGAATTACTTGGACCAAGATTAGGAACATTTGCTGTATGGCTCTTCTTGTTTTTAGTTGTGCTTGGATTACCACTACTTTCTGGTGGACGCGGTGGAATGGTGACAATATTAGGTCCAACTGGCGGATATATTTTTGCTTGGTTATTTGTCCCATTGTTGATTGGTTTTAGTCTAAAATTAAGTTGGCATTATGGGATGACACAGGGGATAACTGAATTTCTAATTGTTTGGCTATGGGGTGTAATCTTTGTGGAAGGAGTCGGCGCAATCTGGTTAGCTAATCAATTACATACCACGCTTATTTCTGCCTTGGCTTCCAATGTTTTATTTGTTTTTGGCGATACAATCAAAGCGCTTATTGCCGTCTCAATTACTCGCCGTTTACGACACATTAAGGCTTTTTGTTAA
- a CDS encoding diacylglycerol kinase family protein encodes MDSRDKHQTEKNHHLIQAMRHAIDGIIQVLREERNMRYHLLAACLAIIMSALLQISAMEWLWILLAIFVVFTSEFLNTVTEAVTDLIVDHHYELNVKKAKDVAAGGVLISAIFSVLVGLIIFIPRILAIIR; translated from the coding sequence ATGGACTCACGCGATAAACATCAAACTGAGAAAAATCATCACTTAATTCAAGCAATGCGTCACGCAATCGATGGAATTATCCAAGTATTACGTGAAGAGCGTAATATGCGGTATCATCTTTTAGCTGCCTGCTTGGCCATTATTATGTCGGCCTTATTGCAGATTTCAGCAATGGAATGGTTATGGATTTTATTAGCAATCTTTGTTGTTTTTACATCTGAATTTCTTAATACGGTTACCGAAGCTGTTACAGATTTGATTGTTGATCACCATTATGAATTAAATGTAAAAAAAGCTAAAGATGTTGCTGCTGGTGGCGTACTGATTTCAGCGATATTTTCGGTTTTGGTGGGTCTAATTATTTTTATTCCCCGTATATTAGCAATTATTAGATAG
- the era gene encoding GTPase Era, translating into MDNPNYKSGFVAIIGRPNVGKSTLLNYVVGQKVAIMSNVAQTTRNKIQGIYTSPEAQIIFIDTPGIHKPSTKLGDFMEKSAMSALDEVDAVLFVVSATEKRGPGDDFIIERLKKVNQPIFLVVNKIDQINPNDLPEIVDQYKDTLLFKGIVPISALQGNNVNNLINDIIKILPNGPQYYPADQVSDHPERFVIAEMIREKVFLLTRQEVPHSVAVDVTSIKREDENHIHISANIIVERPGQKGIIIGKGGKMLKKIGTMARQDIEKLLGDKVFLQLWVKVVPDWRDKSAMLKDYGYRNKDY; encoded by the coding sequence ATGGATAATCCAAATTATAAGTCTGGCTTTGTGGCAATTATTGGGCGCCCAAACGTTGGAAAATCAACTTTATTGAATTATGTTGTCGGGCAAAAGGTAGCAATTATGAGTAATGTTGCACAGACAACGCGTAATAAGATTCAAGGAATTTATACAAGCCCAGAAGCACAGATTATTTTTATTGATACGCCAGGAATTCATAAACCATCTACTAAATTAGGTGATTTCATGGAAAAATCAGCAATGTCAGCATTAGATGAAGTGGATGCTGTCTTATTTGTTGTTAGTGCGACTGAGAAGCGCGGCCCTGGTGATGACTTTATTATTGAACGCTTAAAGAAAGTTAATCAGCCAATCTTTTTAGTTGTTAATAAGATCGATCAAATCAATCCCAATGATCTGCCTGAAATTGTTGATCAGTATAAAGATACCCTTCTATTTAAGGGAATTGTACCAATTTCGGCTTTGCAGGGAAATAATGTGAATAACTTAATCAATGATATTATTAAGATTCTTCCCAATGGTCCGCAATACTACCCAGCCGATCAAGTAAGTGACCACCCTGAACGTTTTGTGATTGCAGAAATGATCCGTGAAAAGGTCTTTTTGCTGACGAGACAAGAAGTGCCGCATTCAGTAGCTGTTGATGTAACATCGATAAAGCGTGAGGATGAAAACCATATTCATATCTCGGCCAATATTATTGTTGAACGTCCTGGCCAAAAGGGAATTATTATTGGTAAAGGTGGAAAAATGCTGAAAAAGATTGGGACAATGGCCCGACAAGATATTGAAAAATTACTTGGTGACAAAGTATTTCTTCAACTATGGGTAAAAGTTGTTCCTGACTGGCGTGATAAGTCTGCAATGCTAAAAGACTATGGTTATCGGAATAAAGACTATTAA
- a CDS encoding GatB/YqeY domain-containing protein, whose translation MSLLQQLTSDMVSAMKNRDKETLNVVRMLKAAVQNEQIELGHDLSANEEIAVMAREYKQRKESLEEFEKAGREDLINQAKNELAIVEKYMPKQLSKDEVTKIVKEVIDELNASSMKNFGQVMGSVMPKVQGQADGKLVNQVVKEQLSK comes from the coding sequence ATGAGCTTACTACAACAATTAACGTCAGACATGGTATCAGCAATGAAGAATCGTGATAAGGAAACATTAAACGTTGTCCGGATGCTTAAAGCAGCAGTTCAAAATGAACAAATTGAACTTGGCCACGATTTGAGCGCTAATGAAGAAATTGCGGTAATGGCACGTGAATATAAACAGCGTAAAGAATCGCTTGAAGAATTTGAAAAAGCTGGACGAGAAGATCTGATCAACCAAGCTAAAAATGAATTAGCAATTGTTGAAAAGTATATGCCAAAGCAGTTATCAAAAGATGAAGTTACTAAGATTGTTAAGGAAGTAATTGATGAGCTTAATGCTTCTAGTATGAAGAACTTCGGACAAGTAATGGGGTCAGTTATGCCCAAAGTTCAAGGTCAAGCAGATGGAAAATTAGTTAACCAGGTTGTAAAAGAACAATTGAGTAAGTAA
- a CDS encoding DNA primase, with product MQAKELKEYILADTERLYIILRNAGFHDFRERAEEIRCALPNYTNPTGVMIRLNNSLNTSLFELGYSGDIFGALGVVLEKQFYEVMSYIHSLLGLSSNHVANSFDPLATLKKLSKNSNTQHRRITNNKLYDKGVLNKFVNGIHASVIEEGISPDIARRFDVMYDPHLDRVVFPHYDWNEFDKVVGIQGRSTMSKAELELTGTPKYLNYIKDYYKLLNLYGYNQSCQNINDHKRIILFEAEKSVLKEFTLSRGDGVSVALGGHSISEQQVDFVLRKLPVDGEVIIAFDHDVMTKEQEGEEYILSQAKKFSPFRKTSYIFDSYNILGEKDSPIDKGKVIWDHLLKWRKVIN from the coding sequence TTGCAGGCAAAGGAATTAAAGGAATACATACTAGCTGATACAGAAAGACTTTACATAATTTTACGCAATGCTGGATTTCATGATTTCCGGGAGCGAGCCGAAGAAATTAGGTGCGCCTTGCCTAATTACACTAATCCTACGGGTGTCATGATTAGACTTAATAATTCGTTAAATACATCGCTGTTTGAATTGGGGTATTCCGGGGATATCTTTGGAGCCCTAGGCGTTGTTCTTGAAAAGCAATTTTATGAAGTGATGAGTTATATCCATAGCTTATTGGGACTGTCTAGCAATCATGTTGCCAACTCATTTGATCCATTGGCGACTTTAAAGAAGTTGTCGAAAAACTCTAATACTCAACATCGTCGGATAACAAATAATAAGTTATATGACAAAGGGGTTTTAAATAAATTTGTCAACGGAATTCATGCATCGGTAATTGAAGAAGGGATCTCCCCGGATATTGCTAGACGTTTTGATGTTATGTACGATCCACACTTAGATCGAGTTGTTTTCCCACATTATGATTGGAATGAATTTGACAAAGTTGTGGGTATTCAAGGGCGATCAACTATGTCTAAAGCCGAACTTGAATTAACAGGGACACCAAAGTATCTGAATTACATTAAGGATTATTACAAACTATTAAATCTGTATGGATATAATCAGTCTTGTCAAAATATTAATGATCATAAACGGATAATCTTATTTGAGGCTGAAAAGTCAGTATTAAAGGAGTTTACTTTGAGCCGAGGAGATGGGGTGTCAGTTGCCTTGGGTGGACACTCAATCAGCGAACAGCAAGTTGATTTTGTTTTACGCAAGTTACCTGTCGATGGGGAAGTAATTATTGCATTTGATCATGACGTAATGACTAAGGAACAAGAGGGAGAAGAATATATTTTGAGTCAAGCTAAGAAGTTCTCTCCGTTCCGCAAAACAAGTTATATATTTGATAGTTACAATATTTTGGGTGAAAAAGACTCGCCAATAGATAAGGGTAAAGTGATTTGGGATCACTTATTGAAATGGAGGAAAGTTATTAATTGA